One window of Nostoc sp. C052 genomic DNA carries:
- a CDS encoding NAD-dependent succinate-semialdehyde dehydrogenase: MAIATINPATGETLKTFEALNDTEIAAKLDLANQTFEQYRQTSFLTRSQWLEKAADILEQDKAEFAKLMTLEMGKPFKAAIAEVEKCAVVCRYYAEHAPSFLADVSIKTDASQSFVRYEPMGAILAVMPWNFPFWQVFRFAAPALMAGNVGLLKHASNVPQCALAIEDIIRRAGFPEGAFQTLLIGAAKVADLIADDRVKAATLTGSEPAGISLAVAAGKQIKKTVLELGGSDPFIVLESADLETAVVTATTARMLNNGQSCIAAKRFIVADAIADKFEKLLLEKFQALKVGDPMEPDTDLGPLATPGILQDLDKQVQDAISSGGKVLIGGHPLSDRPGNFYPPTIIIDIPPDTPIAKEEFFGPVALLFRVPDIDAAIKLANDTPFGLGASAWTTNNQESDRLVEEIEAGAVFINSMVKSDPRLPFGGTKRSGYGRELSIQGIHEFVNVKTVWVK; encoded by the coding sequence ATGGCGATCGCCACCATCAATCCCGCCACTGGGGAGACGCTCAAAACCTTTGAGGCGCTCAATGATACAGAAATTGCCGCTAAACTCGATTTAGCTAATCAGACTTTTGAACAGTATCGTCAGACTAGTTTTTTGACGCGATCGCAATGGTTAGAAAAAGCTGCCGATATTTTAGAGCAAGACAAAGCAGAATTTGCTAAATTAATGACTCTAGAAATGGGTAAGCCATTTAAAGCTGCGATCGCGGAAGTCGAAAAATGCGCCGTTGTCTGTCGCTACTATGCCGAACACGCGCCTAGTTTTCTTGCTGATGTCAGTATAAAAACTGATGCCAGTCAGAGTTTTGTACGTTATGAACCAATGGGTGCGATTCTCGCGGTGATGCCGTGGAATTTCCCCTTTTGGCAAGTGTTCCGTTTTGCCGCACCGGCTCTCATGGCGGGGAATGTCGGCTTACTCAAACACGCTTCTAACGTGCCGCAGTGCGCCTTGGCAATTGAAGATATTATCCGACGAGCAGGTTTTCCTGAAGGTGCTTTTCAAACTTTATTAATAGGTGCTGCCAAAGTCGCCGATTTAATTGCTGATGACCGCGTAAAAGCTGCTACCTTGACAGGAAGTGAACCAGCAGGTATATCCCTCGCCGTCGCCGCCGGCAAACAAATTAAAAAAACCGTTTTGGAATTGGGAGGAAGTGACCCGTTTATTGTGTTAGAAAGTGCTGACTTAGAGACAGCAGTTGTCACAGCAACTACAGCGCGGATGTTAAATAACGGGCAATCATGTATTGCAGCGAAACGTTTTATTGTCGCAGATGCGATCGCAGATAAATTTGAAAAATTGCTTTTAGAAAAATTTCAGGCGCTAAAAGTAGGCGATCCTATGGAACCCGATACCGATTTAGGCCCACTGGCAACACCTGGTATCCTCCAGGATTTAGATAAACAAGTGCAAGACGCCATCAGCAGCGGTGGTAAAGTCCTCATCGGTGGACATCCTTTATCAGATCGTCCTGGAAACTTTTATCCGCCAACGATTATCATAGATATCCCGCCTGATACACCAATCGCAAAAGAAGAATTCTTTGGCCCGGTAGCCTTGTTATTCCGGGTTCCAGATATTGATGCCGCCATTAAACTCGCTAATGACACCCCCTTTGGCTTAGGTGCAAGTGCTTGGACAACCAACAATCAAGAGAGCGATCGCTTGGTTGAGGAAATCGAAGCCGGTGCTGTGTTTATCAACAGTATGGTCAAATCCGATCCCCGATTGCCCTTTGGTGGCACCAAGCGTTCTGGATATGGCAGAGAATTGAGTATCCAAGGTATACATGAGTTTGTCAACGTGAAAACTGTGTGGGTTAAATGA